Proteins from one bacterium genomic window:
- a CDS encoding type Z 30S ribosomal protein S14, translated as MPKKALLLKWRKPAKFKVRRYSRCRLCGRPRAVFRKFGLCRICLRTLAHKGEIPGVVKASW; from the coding sequence ATGCCGAAGAAAGCGCTGCTGTTGAAGTGGCGGAAGCCGGCCAAGTTCAAGGTCCGGCGGTACAGCCGGTGCCGGCTGTGCGGCCGTCCGCGCGCGGTCTTCCGCAAGTTTGGCCTGTGCCGGATCTGCCTGCGCACCCTCGCGCACAAGGGCGAGATTCCCGGCGTGGTCAAAGCCAGCTGGTGA